Proteins from a single region of Cydia strobilella chromosome 2, ilCydStro3.1, whole genome shotgun sequence:
- the LOC134753100 gene encoding beta-1,3-galactosyltransferase 5-like yields MGVLGALGVRRAPAAALLALAALLLLLLARLPPGAPARRPPPAPQPAAPPHFNRTAVPVHVHSTPNSTAHQSPASEAQPPQPPPNKTELVKGKKASAEKEKKPQTEGPLPPGAVLTRDLYVAGHTRPHPELCPALGARLRLVILVSSAPSHAAAREAVRLTWGHASQRTDVALGFVLGASPPQYHAALDREDALYGDIIEGRSVDSYSNLTLKTLSMLEWVDTYCPRAPRLLKTDDDMFINVNKLLLFAEAPGRRNATNTVWGKVARRSRPARAPRSKYFVPPAQYPGSVFPDFATGPAYLVTADAVPRLLRAAPAARYLRLEDVFVTGVLASRLGVRRVHAPEFYNKKVAPHPCAVQRGVAIHMVRYHEQFDLWRKLLDGKTKCAS; encoded by the coding sequence ATGGGCGTGCTGGGCGCGCTGGGCGTGCgacgcgcgcccgccgccgcgctgctggcGCTGGCCGCGCTGCTGCTCCtgctgctggcgcgcctgccGCCGGGCGCGCCCGCACGCCGCCCCCCGCCCGCACCgcagcccgccgcgccgccccatTTCAACCGCACCGCCGTGCCCGTACACGTACACTCGACTCCCAACTCTACTGCGCACCAATCGCCGGCTTCCGAAGCGCAACCGCCTCAACCTCCGCCCAATAAAACTGAGCTCGTGAAAGGCAAAAAGGCATCCGCCGAAAAGGAGAAGAAACCCCAAACCGAGGGCCCGCTCCCGCCGGGCGCGGTGCTAACCCGCGATCTGTACGTAGCGGGGCACACGCGGCCGCACCCCGAGCTGTGCCCCGCGCTGGGCGCGCGGCTGAGGCTCGTGATCTTGGTGTCGTCCGCCCCGTCGCACGCGGCGGCGCGCGAGGCGGTGCGGCTCACGTGGGGGCACGCTTCGCAGCGCACCGACGTGGCGCTGGGATTCGTGCTGGGCGCATCGCCGCCGCAGTACCACGCGGCCCTGGACCGGGAGGACGCGCTTTACGGCGACATCATCGAGGGCCGCTCCGTCGACAGCTACTCGAACCTGACGCTTAAGACGCTGTCGATGCTCGAATGGGTCGACACGTATTGCCCGCGCGCGCCGCGGCTGCTCAAGACGGACGACGACATGTTCATTAACGTGAACAAGCTGTTGCTGTTCGCGGAAGCGCCCGGACGACGGAACGCCACCAATACCGTGTGGGGCAAAGTAGCACGGCGCTCGCGACCGGCCCGGGCGCCGCGCTCCAAGTATTTCGTACCGCCGGCGCAGTACCCGGGCAGCGTGTTCCCGGACTTCGCTACGGGTCCCGCGTACTTAGTGACGGCGGACGCGGTGCCGCGGCTGctgcgcgcggcgccggcggcgcgcTACCTGCGGCTGGAGGACGTGTTCGTGACGGGCGTGCTGGCCTCGCGGCTCGGCGTGCGCCGCGTGCACGCTCCAGAGTTCTACAACAAGAAGGTGGCGCCGCACCCGTGCGCCGTGCAGCGCGGCGTCGCTATCCACATGGTGCGCTACCACGAGCAGTTCGACCTGTGGCGCAAGCTGCTCGACGGCAAGACCAAGTGCGCCAGCTAG